The Geodermatophilaceae bacterium NBWT11 genome has a segment encoding these proteins:
- a CDS encoding HDOD domain-containing protein encodes MVTDEVPTDEEEGPAPLTSVGSHSVDDVLASIETMAAQRPIAAQIVALTDSDHTGAKEVARLLSADPALSGRVLKLANSAYYGMRGRVSSLQFGITVVGFAVVRSMATVALTGTEESAELPEDFWTVSTHLALAASALAPRMGRRPADALCVGLLAQLGVALLSHHDPVGYAEVRASGTTPAARRPAEVARYGVDTLELTAVAMHRWGFPDALADPLLELDDPTSAAGGLLRGALELTSRLTVPGHSRERIEGLTCRRVTETDLPPLLAEVRTGAAELRRALVG; translated from the coding sequence ATGGTCACCGACGAGGTGCCCACCGACGAGGAGGAGGGCCCGGCCCCGCTGACCTCGGTGGGGAGCCACTCGGTGGACGACGTGCTGGCCAGCATCGAGACGATGGCCGCGCAACGGCCGATCGCAGCCCAGATCGTCGCGCTCACCGACTCCGACCACACCGGGGCCAAGGAGGTGGCCCGGCTGCTGTCGGCGGACCCGGCGCTGAGCGGGCGGGTGCTGAAGCTGGCCAACTCCGCCTACTACGGGATGCGCGGGCGGGTGTCCTCGCTGCAGTTCGGGATCACCGTCGTGGGCTTCGCCGTCGTCCGGTCGATGGCCACCGTCGCGCTCACCGGCACCGAGGAGTCCGCCGAGCTGCCGGAGGACTTCTGGACCGTCAGCACCCACCTGGCGCTGGCCGCCTCGGCGCTGGCGCCCCGGATGGGACGACGACCGGCCGACGCGCTGTGCGTCGGGCTGCTGGCCCAGCTGGGCGTGGCACTGCTGAGCCACCACGACCCGGTCGGGTACGCCGAGGTGCGGGCCAGTGGCACGACCCCGGCGGCCCGCCGTCCCGCCGAGGTGGCCCGCTACGGCGTGGACACCCTGGAGCTGACCGCGGTCGCCATGCACCGCTGGGGGTTCCCCGACGCCCTGGCCGACCCGCTGCTCGAGCTCGACGACCCCACCTCGGCGGCCGGCGGACTGCTCCGTGGTGCGTTGGAGCTCACCTCCCGGCTGACCGTGCCCGGGCACTCCCGGGAACGGATCGAGGGGCTGACCTGCCGGCGGGTGACCGAGACCGACCTGCCGCCGCTGCTGGCGGAGGTGCGGACCGGCGCCGCCGAGCTCCGGCGGGCACTCGTCGGCTGA